A genomic segment from Microbulbifer elongatus encodes:
- the ttcA gene encoding tRNA 2-thiocytidine(32) synthetase TtcA: MSDLENRRERLEFNKLQKRLRRNVGKAIADFNMIEEGDKVMVCLSGGKDSYAMLEILMNLQKTAPVHFELVAVNMDQKQPGFPEHILPEYLQSIGVPYHIVNKDTYSVVKEVVPEGKTTCGLCSRLRRGTLYGFAEEIGATKVALGHHKDDIVETLFLNMFYGGRLKAMPPKLRADDGRNIVIRPLAYCRETDLIAFADFKQFPIIPCNLCGSQENLQRQAIKGMLSEWDKKFPGRSDNIFAALTRVSPSQLADRDLYDFESLELDRSKPAPAADARAIEQYVHSWIPEDARDEGPESQEQPTQPMYIEARNL; this comes from the coding sequence ATGTCTGATCTGGAAAACCGCCGCGAGCGGCTGGAATTCAACAAGCTGCAAAAGCGCCTGCGTCGCAATGTGGGCAAGGCGATCGCTGACTTCAATATGATTGAAGAGGGCGACAAGGTGATGGTGTGCCTGTCTGGTGGCAAGGATTCCTACGCGATGCTGGAAATCCTGATGAACCTGCAGAAGACGGCGCCGGTGCATTTTGAGCTGGTGGCGGTGAATATGGACCAGAAGCAGCCGGGTTTCCCGGAGCATATTTTGCCGGAATACCTGCAATCCATTGGCGTGCCTTATCACATCGTGAACAAGGACACTTACAGTGTGGTGAAAGAGGTGGTGCCGGAAGGCAAGACTACCTGTGGCCTCTGCTCACGCCTGCGCCGCGGTACTCTGTACGGTTTTGCCGAGGAGATTGGCGCGACCAAGGTGGCTCTGGGGCACCATAAAGACGATATCGTGGAAACCCTTTTCCTGAATATGTTTTACGGCGGCCGCCTGAAGGCGATGCCGCCGAAGCTGCGTGCGGACGACGGGCGCAATATTGTGATTCGCCCGCTGGCCTATTGCCGCGAGACGGATCTGATTGCGTTTGCCGATTTCAAACAGTTTCCGATTATTCCGTGTAATCTTTGCGGAAGTCAGGAAAATCTGCAGCGCCAGGCGATCAAAGGTATGTTGAGTGAATGGGATAAGAAGTTTCCCGGTCGCAGCGACAATATTTTTGCCGCATTGACGCGGGTATCACCGTCACAGCTGGCGGATCGCGACCTGTACGATTTTGAGAGCCTGGAGCTGGACCGCTCTAAGCCCGCACCTGCGGCGGACGCGCGAGCGATTGAGCAGTACGTGCATTCGTGGATTCCAGAGGACGCGCGGGATGAGGGGCCGGAGTCACAGGAGCAGCCGACACAGCCGATGTATATTGAGGCGCGGAACCTGTAA
- a CDS encoding arylesterase, whose translation MAAVFFRHLAPGFIVCGLLLTALCYGQTARADEPAAEEGTLLILGDSISAAYGLDEREGWVQLLRDRLAEQELAVKVVNASISGETSAGGLTRLPRLLSEHSPDWLVLELGGNDGLRGYPPRALQNNLAQMVKLAREGGAEVLILGMQMPPNYGKAYTKAFAAVYPKVAEEQQVPLVPFFLETVALVEGAMQTDGIHPTAKAQPALLDHVWPCLEAILKANEDARSDSLCTS comes from the coding sequence ATGGCGGCAGTTTTTTTCCGGCACCTTGCCCCCGGTTTTATCGTGTGTGGTCTGCTGTTGACCGCTTTGTGTTACGGGCAGACGGCGAGAGCGGATGAGCCGGCTGCAGAAGAGGGCACTCTGTTGATACTCGGAGACAGTATCAGTGCGGCCTATGGGCTGGATGAGCGCGAGGGTTGGGTGCAGTTGTTGCGGGACCGGCTGGCCGAACAGGAGCTGGCGGTGAAAGTGGTGAACGCCAGTATCAGCGGGGAAACATCCGCCGGTGGCCTGACCCGTTTGCCGCGCTTACTGAGTGAGCATTCACCCGACTGGCTGGTGTTGGAGTTGGGGGGCAATGATGGTCTGCGCGGTTACCCACCGCGGGCACTGCAGAACAACCTGGCGCAGATGGTTAAGCTGGCCCGGGAGGGTGGTGCAGAGGTGCTGATCCTGGGTATGCAGATGCCGCCAAATTACGGTAAGGCGTACACCAAGGCGTTTGCGGCGGTCTATCCGAAGGTGGCCGAAGAGCAGCAGGTGCCGCTGGTGCCGTTCTTTCTGGAGACGGTAGCGCTGGTGGAGGGGGCGATGCAGACCGATGGTATTCACCCCACGGCCAAGGCACAGCCGGCTCTGCTGGATCATGTGTGGCCCTGCCTGGAAGCCATTTTAAAAGCTAATGAGGATGCTCGGTCCGATAGCCTGTGCACTTCCTGA
- a CDS encoding ABC transporter ATP-binding protein: MSVMLKAENLQHRVSTSEGPLTLLNDISLQLPAGQSLAITGASGSGKSTLLGLLAGLDRPTEGKIWLAGEEITAMDEEQRAALRARCVGFVFQTFQLLPGLTAQENVMLPSELRGERNAGARAKEFLERVGLGHRLHHYPRQLSGGEQQRVAIARAFCSIANQGSDTPSEINSGILFADEPTGSLDAHNGEKVIDLLFNLNAETGTTLVLVTHEQRLAERCGAHLRMAAGEITSADIPDSFLGDQTEVSA, from the coding sequence ATGTCAGTGATGCTCAAAGCCGAAAACCTTCAACACCGCGTCAGTACCAGCGAGGGGCCGCTGACACTCCTGAACGACATATCCCTGCAACTTCCCGCCGGCCAGAGCCTCGCCATCACTGGCGCCTCCGGCTCGGGTAAATCCACCCTGCTGGGCCTCCTAGCGGGTCTCGACCGCCCCACCGAGGGCAAAATCTGGCTGGCTGGCGAGGAAATCACCGCCATGGACGAAGAGCAGCGCGCGGCGCTGCGTGCCCGCTGCGTCGGCTTCGTATTCCAGACCTTTCAGCTATTGCCCGGCCTCACCGCCCAGGAAAACGTCATGCTGCCCAGCGAACTGCGCGGCGAGCGCAACGCCGGCGCACGGGCCAAGGAATTCCTCGAGCGCGTCGGCCTCGGCCACCGGCTGCACCACTACCCGCGCCAGCTGTCCGGTGGCGAGCAGCAGCGCGTCGCCATCGCCCGCGCATTCTGTAGCATTGCCAACCAGGGTTCTGACACGCCTTCTGAAATAAATAGCGGCATTCTATTCGCCGACGAACCCACCGGCAGCCTCGACGCCCACAATGGCGAAAAGGTGATCGACCTGCTGTTCAACCTGAACGCCGAAACTGGCACCACCCTGGTACTGGTCACCCACGAACAGCGTCTCGCCGAGCGCTGCGGCGCCCATCTGCGCATGGCCGCCGGAGAGATCACCAGCGCCGATATCCCCGATTCGTTTTTAGGTGATCAGACGGAGGTATCCGCCTGA
- a CDS encoding ABC transporter permease, with protein MLPLKLLGRDWRGGELALIATALVLAVTCVTAIAHFSDRLTRAMYIQSQSFLAAERVVQSSKEIPPAWLTKADELGLKQAQTTTFASMLSAGDEFQFAPVKAVSDDYPLVGHLEMRASADDISREIHQGPPPGEVWLEARLLPLMNLSIGDDLQLGDTDLRVAGILDHEPDRGANLFSMGARLMMHQSDLAATNILQPGSRVTYRYLFAGDDSTLDQYFNWLKPQLTDHQRVIDLEEGQPRVARTLDRAESFLFLAASLAVLLASVAVGLAARRYGLRHANYVAVMKSLGAGKRKILGIYIGQMTALALIATAIGLALGSLIQSQAVNLLQGFFPVTPPPSGLQPLLVGLATGFACVIGFALPPLFRLAQTDPMQTLRQDWSNPDKREWLGLIPGPLSMLLLIWWLSGSIAITLALLAGLGLLVAGAALINRLLVHGRLASLGGSWRIALGSLQRRAGFNTLLIAAFGTGLLAMLAMYYARTALIDEWQMQLPANAPNHFLVNIAPYELDGVKQKVEGKNLQGTEFYPMVRGRLIAVNGTPVHEREHKTGAIRRELNLSWTDTLPADNKIVAGEWWSEDLNEGVSPQGVSVEVEVAARLGLQLGDVLRFSIGGLETEATVTSLRTLDWNSMRPNFFMLFAPGSLDTFPATYIQSFYLPPEDKLFVNELVKNFPSVSIIELDKILENIRETIGQVAIAVESVLALMLVAGVLVLIAGVRASIAERLQEAAVIRTLGGRRQLLMRSLMIEFGLLGIAAGLLAAFGTEATLAVLTQQVFEMPLNFHPGLWLLGPLVGALLVGTAGTLACRSAVSQPPLKVLRELA; from the coding sequence ATGCTGCCTCTGAAACTACTCGGCCGCGACTGGCGCGGCGGCGAGCTGGCACTGATCGCTACCGCCCTGGTGCTGGCAGTGACCTGTGTCACCGCCATCGCCCACTTCTCCGACCGCCTCACCCGCGCTATGTATATCCAGTCCCAGAGTTTTCTGGCAGCGGAGCGGGTGGTGCAGAGCAGCAAGGAAATCCCACCGGCATGGTTGACCAAGGCCGATGAACTGGGGCTGAAGCAGGCCCAGACCACCACCTTTGCCTCCATGCTCTCCGCCGGAGATGAATTCCAGTTCGCCCCGGTAAAAGCCGTGAGTGATGACTATCCGTTGGTCGGCCACCTGGAAATGCGTGCAAGTGCGGATGACATTTCCCGCGAGATCCATCAGGGCCCACCTCCCGGAGAAGTGTGGCTGGAAGCGCGCCTGCTGCCGCTGATGAATCTGTCGATCGGCGACGACCTGCAGCTGGGTGACACCGATCTCAGGGTCGCCGGTATCCTCGACCACGAGCCGGACCGCGGTGCCAACCTGTTTTCCATGGGCGCGCGACTGATGATGCACCAGTCAGACCTCGCGGCGACCAACATCCTGCAGCCCGGCAGCCGCGTCACCTACCGCTACCTGTTTGCCGGTGACGACTCGACCCTCGACCAGTATTTCAACTGGCTCAAACCCCAGCTCACCGACCACCAGCGGGTCATTGACCTGGAGGAAGGCCAGCCCCGGGTCGCCCGCACGCTGGATCGCGCCGAGAGCTTCCTGTTCTTGGCCGCCAGCCTCGCGGTGCTACTCGCCAGCGTCGCCGTCGGCCTCGCCGCGCGCCGCTACGGCCTGCGCCACGCCAACTACGTGGCGGTAATGAAAAGCCTCGGCGCCGGCAAGCGCAAAATACTCGGCATCTACATTGGCCAGATGACCGCGCTGGCCCTGATCGCCACCGCCATCGGTCTCGCCCTCGGCTCCCTGATCCAGTCCCAGGCCGTCAACCTGCTGCAAGGTTTCTTCCCGGTCACCCCGCCTCCCAGCGGCCTGCAGCCGCTGCTGGTAGGCCTTGCGACGGGCTTCGCCTGTGTCATCGGCTTTGCCCTGCCGCCCCTGTTCCGTCTGGCCCAGACCGACCCCATGCAGACCCTGCGCCAGGACTGGAGCAATCCGGACAAGCGGGAATGGCTCGGCCTGATCCCCGGCCCCCTGTCCATGCTGCTGTTGATCTGGTGGCTCTCCGGCAGCATCGCCATCACCCTCGCGCTTCTCGCCGGCCTCGGCCTGCTCGTGGCCGGCGCCGCCCTGATCAACCGCCTGCTGGTGCACGGAAGACTCGCCTCCCTCGGCGGCAGCTGGCGCATCGCGCTGGGCAGCCTGCAGCGCCGCGCCGGGTTCAACACCCTGCTGATCGCCGCCTTCGGCACCGGCCTGCTCGCCATGCTCGCCATGTACTACGCGCGCACCGCACTGATCGACGAATGGCAGATGCAGCTCCCGGCAAACGCCCCCAACCACTTCCTCGTCAACATCGCCCCCTACGAACTGGACGGCGTAAAGCAGAAAGTCGAAGGTAAAAATCTTCAGGGCACCGAGTTCTACCCCATGGTACGGGGCCGGCTGATCGCCGTGAACGGCACCCCGGTACACGAACGGGAACACAAAACCGGTGCCATCCGCCGTGAACTCAACCTGAGCTGGACCGACACCCTCCCCGCCGACAACAAAATTGTCGCCGGCGAGTGGTGGAGCGAAGACCTGAACGAAGGCGTCTCTCCCCAAGGTGTTTCGGTCGAAGTCGAAGTCGCCGCCCGCCTCGGTCTCCAACTCGGCGACGTCCTGCGCTTCTCCATCGGCGGCCTCGAAACCGAAGCCACCGTCACCAGCCTGCGCACCCTCGACTGGAACAGCATGCGCCCCAACTTCTTCATGCTGTTCGCCCCGGGAAGCCTCGACACCTTCCCCGCCACCTACATCCAGAGCTTCTACCTGCCGCCGGAAGACAAACTGTTCGTCAACGAACTGGTAAAAAACTTCCCCAGCGTCAGCATCATCGAACTGGATAAAATCCTGGAAAATATCCGCGAAACCATCGGCCAGGTCGCCATCGCCGTCGAGTCCGTCCTCGCGCTCATGTTAGTCGCCGGCGTGCTCGTACTGATCGCCGGCGTCCGCGCCAGCATCGCCGAACGTTTGCAGGAAGCCGCCGTAATCCGCACACTGGGCGGCCGCCGGCAACTGCTGATGCGCAGCCTGATGATCGAGTTCGGCTTGCTGGGTATTGCCGCAGGATTACTCGCCGCCTTTGGTACCGAAGCCACACTGGCGGTGCTGACCCAGCAGGTGTTTGAGATGCCGTTGAATTTCCACCCGGGGCTCTGGCTGCTTGGACCGCTGGTTGGGGCACTGCTGGTGGGTACTGCGGGCACCCTGGCGTGTCGCAGTGCGGTGAGCCAGCCGCCGTTGAAAGTTCTGCGGGAACTGGCTTGA
- the bioA gene encoding adenosylmethionine--8-amino-7-oxononanoate transaminase: MMDLEFDKHHIWHPYSSLINPPPVYPVARAEGVRIYLEDGRGLIDGMGSWWSTLHGYNVPELNAAMQNQMEKMSHVMFGGLTHEPAIELCKKLVALTPEPLQKVFLADSGSVSVEVAIKMALQYWHSQGKPEKNKLLALRNGYHGDTFGAMATCDPITGMHHLFASQLTQHLFAPAPNPKFDEPCTEPDTAELQQLIEQNHQHLAAVILEPIVQGAGGMRFYSPEYLKRVRELCDHYDLLLIADEIATGFGRSGKMFACEHAGISPDILTLGKALTGGTMTLAATLCTDKVANGICNGEAGVFMHGPTFMGNPMACAVASASIDLLLQRNWRQQVDRIETQLKAELTPLKNAEGVADVRVLGAIGVVEMQNPVNNTTVQESLINQGIWLRPFGKLVYTMPPYIISTGDLSSLTSAMCETLSTL, from the coding sequence ATGATGGATCTAGAGTTCGATAAACACCATATCTGGCACCCCTACTCCTCCTTGATTAATCCACCGCCCGTGTACCCCGTCGCACGCGCCGAGGGGGTAAGAATTTATCTGGAAGACGGACGCGGATTGATCGACGGCATGGGTTCCTGGTGGAGCACCCTGCACGGCTACAACGTTCCCGAACTGAACGCCGCCATGCAAAACCAGATGGAAAAAATGAGCCACGTCATGTTCGGCGGCCTCACCCACGAACCCGCCATCGAACTGTGCAAAAAACTCGTCGCCCTCACCCCCGAGCCATTACAAAAAGTCTTCCTCGCCGACTCCGGCTCCGTATCCGTCGAAGTCGCCATCAAAATGGCCCTGCAATACTGGCACTCCCAGGGAAAACCGGAAAAAAACAAACTGCTCGCACTGCGCAACGGCTACCACGGTGACACCTTCGGCGCCATGGCCACCTGCGACCCCATCACCGGCATGCACCACCTGTTCGCCAGCCAGCTCACCCAACACCTGTTCGCCCCCGCCCCCAATCCAAAATTCGACGAACCCTGCACAGAACCGGATACGGCCGAACTGCAGCAACTGATCGAACAGAACCACCAACACCTCGCCGCCGTCATCCTCGAACCCATCGTCCAGGGCGCCGGCGGCATGCGCTTTTATTCCCCGGAATACCTGAAACGCGTCAGGGAACTCTGCGATCACTACGACCTACTCCTGATCGCCGACGAAATCGCCACCGGCTTCGGCCGCAGCGGCAAAATGTTCGCCTGTGAACACGCCGGAATTTCCCCCGACATCCTCACGCTCGGCAAAGCACTCACTGGTGGCACCATGACCCTCGCCGCCACCCTGTGCACCGACAAGGTCGCCAATGGAATCTGCAATGGCGAAGCCGGCGTATTCATGCACGGACCCACCTTTATGGGCAACCCCATGGCCTGCGCCGTGGCCAGCGCCAGCATCGACCTGCTATTGCAAAGAAACTGGCGACAGCAGGTTGACCGAATTGAAACCCAACTGAAAGCGGAACTGACACCACTGAAAAATGCCGAGGGCGTTGCCGACGTCCGGGTACTCGGCGCCATTGGTGTCGTGGAAATGCAAAACCCCGTAAATAATACGACCGTGCAAGAAAGCCTGATTAATCAAGGTATCTGGTTGAGACCATTTGGAAAGCTCGTGTACACCATGCCCCCATACATAATTAGTACAGGCGACCTAAGTTCGCTCACTTCCGCCATGTGCGAAACCCTGTCGACGCTGTAA
- a CDS encoding glycoside hydrolase family 9 protein codes for MKRMTRTTKPLAAAIAGVSIAGIGLFSSGAVAANYGEALQKSIYFYEAQQSGPIPGWNRNEWRGDSGMQDGADNNVDLTGGWYDAGDHVKFGFPMAATATMLAWSAVENQEAYAQTGQLEHLKNNLKFVADYFVKAHTAPNELYGQVGEGAVDHAWWGSAEVMQMARPSYKIDENCPGSDLAGETAAALAAISMVFESSDPQYSATLLDHAKQLYSFADNYRGKYSDCITDATAFYNSWSGYNDELVWGAAWLYRATGDQSYLDKANSYYDNLSTEPQSPVRSYKWTHAWDDKGYGSYVLMSLLTDNPEYRADAERWLDYWTTGYEGNRVTYTPGGLAHLDRWGAARYASNTAFIALIYSDYLKANDADNPKAQTYYDFAVSQIEYLLGDNPMNMSYQIGYGSVYPTSPHHRTAHGSWNDSLSDPVDNRHTLVGALVGGPDASDGFENDRGDYILNEVTTDYNAGFTGALARLWMDFGGNPIPEDSFPAPEERDTEFFVDAKLNSTGPRHTEISARPHNRSAWPSRLTDNLSLRYWVDISELVDAGYSASDLELNTAYNQGSDFTGPHPWGDPADNIYYVEVSFEGVDIFPGGQSDSKKESQFRIGVREGLPWDQSNDPSWDNYGSSREEAPRIALYDDGNLVWGEEPGEGCGGSSGVNCVPVADDVSVETGFESQVMVTLSGSDRDGSITGYTVETSPGNGSLSGTGAELLYTPDAGFFGIDTFTYTVSDDAGAVSAPATVTIDVESPPIPAVSITSPANGSTFEEGEDITVQYTLQYADGVNLYLDGALTGSANGATDLVIDAPSLGNHVIEVRAVDDGEELSATDSVSIVVEEQSSGGGEGVQCSVDTADSWNTGFVINDIVVENNGDSAISSWEVTLTFANPISIVNGWNGEFQLSSDGRSVSVTNAAWNGNLQPGASASAGFQGGHNGDFALPTCSAD; via the coding sequence ATGAAGCGAATGACTCGAACCACAAAACCGCTTGCCGCCGCGATCGCCGGCGTCAGCATCGCGGGCATCGGCCTGTTTTCTAGTGGTGCCGTCGCCGCCAACTACGGTGAAGCACTGCAGAAATCCATTTACTTTTACGAAGCGCAACAATCCGGTCCCATCCCTGGCTGGAACCGCAACGAATGGCGCGGCGACTCCGGCATGCAGGATGGTGCCGACAACAACGTCGACCTCACCGGTGGCTGGTACGACGCAGGCGACCATGTGAAGTTCGGTTTCCCGATGGCAGCAACAGCGACCATGCTCGCCTGGAGCGCCGTTGAGAACCAAGAAGCCTATGCACAGACCGGTCAGCTCGAACACCTGAAAAATAACCTGAAATTTGTCGCCGACTATTTTGTCAAAGCACATACCGCGCCGAATGAACTATATGGACAGGTGGGTGAAGGTGCCGTGGATCACGCCTGGTGGGGCTCTGCGGAAGTGATGCAGATGGCGCGGCCATCCTACAAAATTGACGAGAACTGTCCGGGCTCGGATCTGGCCGGTGAAACCGCTGCGGCACTGGCCGCGATTTCCATGGTTTTCGAAAGCTCCGACCCGCAATATTCAGCGACCCTGCTCGATCACGCCAAGCAACTCTACAGTTTTGCCGATAACTATCGCGGGAAATACAGCGACTGCATCACCGATGCTACCGCGTTTTACAATTCCTGGAGCGGTTATAACGATGAACTGGTCTGGGGCGCGGCGTGGCTCTATCGCGCCACTGGCGACCAGTCCTATCTGGACAAAGCCAACAGCTATTACGACAACCTCTCCACCGAGCCACAGTCGCCAGTGCGCTCGTACAAGTGGACCCACGCCTGGGACGACAAGGGCTACGGCAGCTACGTGCTGATGTCCTTGCTCACCGACAACCCCGAGTATCGCGCTGACGCCGAGCGCTGGCTGGATTACTGGACCACCGGCTATGAAGGCAACCGCGTAACCTATACCCCCGGTGGCCTCGCGCACCTGGATCGCTGGGGCGCCGCCCGTTATGCCTCCAACACCGCTTTCATCGCATTGATCTATTCCGACTACTTGAAAGCAAACGATGCGGACAACCCCAAGGCACAGACCTACTACGACTTCGCCGTCAGCCAGATTGAATATCTGCTCGGCGACAACCCGATGAATATGAGCTATCAGATCGGCTATGGCTCTGTGTATCCCACATCACCGCACCACCGCACCGCACACGGTTCCTGGAACGACAGCCTGTCTGACCCGGTGGATAACCGTCACACTCTGGTGGGTGCACTGGTGGGCGGTCCGGATGCCAGTGATGGGTTTGAAAATGACCGCGGCGATTACATTCTGAACGAAGTGACCACCGACTATAACGCTGGCTTCACCGGCGCCCTGGCACGTCTGTGGATGGACTTCGGTGGTAACCCGATTCCCGAAGACAGCTTCCCTGCCCCGGAAGAACGGGATACTGAATTCTTCGTTGATGCGAAGTTGAATTCCACCGGCCCGCGCCACACCGAAATCAGCGCACGCCCGCATAACCGCAGTGCCTGGCCTTCACGTCTTACCGACAACCTGAGTCTGCGTTACTGGGTGGATATTTCCGAGCTGGTGGATGCCGGCTATTCTGCCAGTGACCTGGAACTGAATACCGCCTACAACCAGGGCAGTGATTTTACCGGCCCGCACCCCTGGGGTGATCCCGCAGACAATATCTACTACGTCGAAGTGTCTTTCGAGGGTGTGGATATCTTCCCCGGCGGCCAGTCCGATAGCAAAAAGGAATCCCAGTTCCGCATTGGCGTCCGCGAAGGTCTGCCCTGGGATCAGAGCAATGATCCGTCCTGGGACAACTACGGCAGCAGCCGTGAAGAAGCGCCGCGCATTGCCCTCTACGACGACGGCAATCTGGTCTGGGGCGAGGAGCCCGGTGAAGGTTGCGGCGGCAGCTCCGGTGTGAACTGTGTTCCGGTGGCTGACGACGTTTCCGTTGAAACCGGATTCGAGTCCCAGGTGATGGTTACCCTGTCCGGCAGCGATCGCGACGGCAGTATCACCGGCTACACCGTGGAAACCTCCCCGGGTAACGGCAGCCTGAGTGGCACTGGTGCAGAACTGCTGTACACACCGGATGCCGGCTTCTTCGGCATCGATACTTTCACCTACACCGTCAGTGACGATGCCGGCGCTGTTTCTGCACCGGCCACCGTGACCATCGATGTAGAGTCCCCGCCCATCCCTGCGGTCAGCATCACCTCGCCGGCCAACGGCAGTACCTTTGAGGAAGGGGAAGACATTACCGTGCAGTACACCCTGCAATACGCAGACGGTGTAAACCTGTACCTGGACGGAGCGCTCACCGGCAGTGCCAATGGTGCCACCGACCTGGTAATTGATGCCCCCTCACTCGGCAACCACGTGATCGAAGTGCGCGCTGTGGACGATGGTGAAGAGCTTAGCGCCACCGACAGCGTTTCCATCGTCGTGGAAGAGCAATCTTCCGGTGGTGGAGAAGGTGTGCAGTGCTCCGTGGACACGGCCGACAGCTGGAACACCGGCTTTGTCATCAACGACATCGTTGTGGAAAACAACGGTGATAGTGCCATCAGCAGCTGGGAAGTAACGCTTACGTTTGCCAACCCCATCAGCATCGTGAATGGCTGGAACGGCGAGTTCCAACTGTCCTCTGATGGCCGCAGCGTCAGCGTCACCAACGCCGCCTGGAATGGAAACCTGCAACCGGGCGCCTCTGCCAGTGCCGGCTTCCAGGGCGGACACAATGGCGACTTCGCCCTGCCAACCTGTAGCGCTGACTGA
- a CDS encoding cellulase family glycosylhydrolase, which translates to MKTLTTLSLATALAASLSAPSFAEALPDDDWLRVEGNQIVDQQGNPVWLTGANWFGFNASERVFHGLWAINLENAMADIASRGINILRVPISTELIYEWQSGMAAVPSINDYANPEIAGKTTLEIFDTTVALAKKYGVKIMVDVHSAKADNSGHFAPMWYNEELTSEIFYETWEWMADRYKNDDTVIAFDIENEPHGKPWADSPYAKWDSSTDENNWKYACETASKRILAINPNVLVLCEGIESYPKDGVTWDSDSSKDFHNYWWGGNLRGVVDHPIDLGPHQDQLVYSPHIYGPSVYLQPWFEPDFTYESLMEDAWRDNWFYLYEQGISPLLFGEWGGFMDGGQNEKWMTYARDLIVEHKLHHTFWCLNPNSGDTGGLWGYDWKTWDEEKYALLKPALWQNTDGKFVGLDHQVPLGSSETGITVSEFYGNDSPVLDIVTPTSGSEYLVEETITVAFNQRKSSGANIYIDGGLVASADSSPTTITAPAETGSYLLELVALDSAGIELSATDSVQIQVVEEVIPDPEPESDIACVPGEADSWTDGFVLNTVTVTNNGDSAVSGWEVKLNFSGGNAFDSGWGGNFTVENGGTLVTVSNLAWNGNLQPGASASFGLQGTHSGNYVEPTCTAN; encoded by the coding sequence ATGAAGACATTGACAACACTTTCATTGGCCACTGCGCTGGCCGCGTCTCTCTCTGCACCATCATTTGCCGAGGCACTGCCGGACGACGATTGGCTGCGTGTGGAAGGCAACCAGATTGTCGATCAACAGGGCAACCCGGTATGGCTGACCGGCGCCAACTGGTTCGGATTCAACGCCAGTGAGCGGGTATTTCACGGCCTGTGGGCAATAAACCTCGAAAATGCTATGGCGGATATCGCCAGCCGCGGTATCAATATTCTCCGTGTTCCCATTTCCACAGAACTGATTTACGAGTGGCAAAGCGGTATGGCCGCGGTGCCGAGCATCAACGACTACGCCAACCCGGAGATTGCCGGGAAGACCACACTTGAGATTTTCGACACCACTGTGGCGCTTGCGAAAAAATACGGCGTTAAAATCATGGTGGATGTACACAGCGCCAAGGCGGATAACTCCGGTCACTTCGCGCCCATGTGGTACAACGAAGAACTCACTTCCGAAATTTTCTACGAAACCTGGGAGTGGATGGCGGATCGCTATAAAAATGATGATACCGTCATTGCATTCGATATTGAAAACGAACCCCACGGCAAACCCTGGGCGGACTCTCCCTACGCCAAATGGGATAGCTCCACCGACGAGAACAACTGGAAATACGCCTGCGAAACCGCCTCCAAGCGTATTCTCGCCATCAACCCCAACGTGCTGGTTCTGTGCGAAGGCATCGAGTCTTACCCGAAGGACGGCGTGACCTGGGACAGTGATTCCAGTAAAGATTTCCACAACTACTGGTGGGGCGGCAACCTCCGCGGTGTGGTAGATCATCCCATCGATCTCGGCCCACACCAGGATCAGCTGGTCTACTCACCCCATATCTACGGTCCGTCTGTCTACCTTCAGCCCTGGTTTGAGCCGGACTTTACCTATGAATCCCTGATGGAGGACGCCTGGAGAGACAACTGGTTCTACCTGTATGAACAGGGAATTTCCCCGCTGCTGTTCGGTGAATGGGGTGGCTTTATGGACGGCGGCCAGAACGAAAAATGGATGACCTATGCCCGCGATCTGATTGTGGAGCACAAGCTGCACCATACCTTCTGGTGCCTGAATCCCAACTCCGGTGATACCGGCGGTCTCTGGGGTTATGACTGGAAGACCTGGGATGAAGAAAAGTACGCTCTGCTCAAACCGGCACTGTGGCAGAACACCGATGGCAAGTTTGTAGGCCTGGATCACCAGGTGCCACTTGGCAGCAGTGAAACAGGTATTACGGTAAGCGAGTTTTACGGCAACGACAGTCCGGTGCTGGATATCGTGACGCCGACTTCCGGCAGTGAATACCTAGTAGAAGAAACCATTACCGTAGCTTTCAACCAGCGCAAAAGCAGCGGTGCCAACATCTATATCGATGGTGGTCTGGTCGCCAGTGCGGATAGCAGCCCCACCACCATTACTGCACCGGCAGAAACAGGTAGCTACCTGTTAGAGCTTGTCGCGCTGGACAGCGCGGGTATCGAGCTGTCTGCAACGGATAGCGTACAGATTCAGGTGGTTGAGGAAGTGATACCGGATCCAGAACCGGAGTCCGACATTGCCTGTGTACCCGGTGAAGCCGACAGCTGGACAGACGGATTTGTACTGAACACCGTCACTGTCACCAACAACGGCGACAGCGCGGTAAGCGGCTGGGAGGTCAAACTGAACTTTAGTGGGGGCAATGCCTTTGACAGCGGCTGGGGTGGCAACTTCACCGTAGAAAATGGGGGCACTCTGGTTACCGTTAGCAATCTGGCATGGAACGGTAATCTCCAGCCCGGCGCGAGTGCCAGCTTCGGTTTGCAGGGTACCCATTCCGGAAACTATGTAGAGCCCACCTGTACAGCGAACTGA